The following proteins are encoded in a genomic region of Labeo rohita strain BAU-BD-2019 chromosome 5, IGBB_LRoh.1.0, whole genome shotgun sequence:
- the zgc:158260 gene encoding protein FAM47E, whose protein sequence is MSFKNGQAENIKFPWFKERLKTKYLRDLRQKQQLSGSLDSRKWRFLSQGLDDFRDGYPTVHKELFTQCKSGPSPAVFGMPNHACSVKFPKKRLSKNQVCYSKQNPQNQAQREFIDAVEYKLKQHPLALYPHLESGMTPELFDQVLSVLDPDMCMKGELSITSPSKKVEHLEKSSAQCEISTPETIKPSITIKPQKEKCKEARPRNPYKWQKLKETLRVEDHMASVKHLHSVLQEDDKQMITKLFCEWITSLDGETSDLTESAILDLFKSDYEKKPSLSLPINKSDPNQAPKPKLYSSVEEHHKDQSVEELTQVYKPKRTQDANDPLRDITGSLDFEEQLSEKGEELKQIHGIQAFREFIINKGVRMPWFLSAVFPEDEQKNRIRSSNTASSTSSSSKGRAVH, encoded by the exons ATGTCTTTCAAAAATGGACAGGCGGAAAACATTAAGTTCCCCTG GTTTAAGGAACGGCTAAAGACGAAATATCTCAGGGATCTAAGGCAAAAGCAGCAGTTATCTGGGTCATTAGACAGTCGCAAATGGCGCTTTTTGTCCCAGGGCCTGGATGATTTTAGAGACGGTTACCCAACAGTCCATAAAGAGCTCTTCACTCAGTGTAAGAGTGGACCCTCCCCAGCAGTCTTTGGCATGCCGAATCACGCTTGTTCAGTGAAGTTCCCAAAGAAAAGACTGAGTAAAAATCAAGTGTGTTACTCAAAGCAGAATCCCCAGAATCAAGCTCAGCGTGAGTTCATTGACGCTGTTGAATACAAACTCAAACAACACCCTCTGGCCCTCTATCCTCATCTGGAGAGCGGTATGACTCCTGAG CTATTTGATCAGGTGTTGTCAGTCCTGGATCCTGATATGTGCATGAAGGGAGAACTGTCCATAACCTCTCCATCCAAAAAAGTGGAGCATCTAGAAAAAAGCAGCGCACAATGTGAAATCTCAACTCCGGAAACCATAAAACCGTCCATCACCATCAA ACCACAAAAGGAAAAATGTAAAGAGGCCAGACCAAGAAATCCTTATAAATGGCAGAAACTTAAAGAAACTTTGCGTGTCGAAGATCATATGGCGAGTGTTAAACACCTGCACTCCGTATTGCAAGAAGATGACAAGCAGATGATTACCAAGCTCTTCTGTGAATGGATTACTTCACTG GATGGAGAAACCAGTGATTTGACAGAGTCAGCCATCTTGGATTTGTTTAAGAGTGACTATGAAAAGAAACCCTCCTTGTCCCTACCTATTAACAAGTCTGATCCTAATCAAGCTCCAAAACCAAAACTCTACAGCTCTGTGGAAGAACATCATAAAGACCAGAGTGTTGAAGAGTTGACTCAG GTCTATAAACCCAAGAGAACCCAGGATGCCAATGATCCTCTAAGAGATATCACAGGAAGCCTGGACTTTGAAGAACAGCTGAGCGAGAAG GGTGAGGAGCTAAAGCAGATTCATGGCATTCAGGCATTCAGAGAGTTCATTATCAACAAGGGAGTGAGAATGCCATGG TTTCTCAGTGCTGTCTTCCCTGAAGATGAACAGAAGAACAGGATCAGAAGCTCAAACACCGCAAGCTCCACATCATCGTCATCTAAAGGGAGAGCTGTCCATTAA